Proteins co-encoded in one Colletes latitarsis isolate SP2378_abdomen chromosome 2, iyColLati1, whole genome shotgun sequence genomic window:
- the LOC143350319 gene encoding uncharacterized protein LOC143350319: MSLMKKAIGGSIHRIREFELEKVNLIDEFDILQIVGEGWFGKILLTEHRSTQTEMVLKALPKAYTGITDFFREFHYGLHLAAHRNIITTYDVAFETAGFYVFSQEYAPLGDLTSNVTETGLGELHAKRVARQLAAAVHHIHSRELVHRDIKLDNILVFRSDFSRIKLCDFGETRRVNTVVRRHNEWLPYSPPEVLQIDTDETYKALASHDVWQFGIVLFVCLTGCLPWQKAALDDPRYTRYQNWHNATLNIAKKPKLFQLISSRAQRMFKRLLDPKAEKRPVSVLEANKYLEDRWLAKLGAEKAMNGGADERDELCPSMYSFHSSVEEKNQLLHTLTTYGIETTVDRAKKKDRIREWIQASAIVEEYEEDESDLNEEIHFYEDEDEEPSTMKGRHFPETRPIVKQPDETKRHKHHRSNNVSTATRRRQSVKPTERKIPFAPQVAEERETVARFASFPNGDPSLAISNGTNGSLMVGSIAEETRSIGRNGQVVNSSPLNGLNGSRDDVVAAALPTTSGFNPNLPEETPGNSDPQDRAAPQGGAGSDRSLPRSPLIPARKHRSQTAPFPAPTSPVLNGSHADSTKRSLSAATLPTTQTDRSFPVPPIQANGQSTPARVENRSAAQSMSRVENQSVVMLPAAAAVAARVENQSSNAPTVARNEKSAGPAGGPGPLAPINPLTMSVASHLVMQSFNALQNLNTDQNAASKNSPTSTPVKVTPKNSPTVTPTRTSTTPPRPRIANRSEETTLGYGKDPFEHYGIAQGVVMKIERVRRGSMESPSRSVSN; this comes from the exons atgagcctaatgaagaAGGCCATCGGCGGCTCCATTCACAGGATACGAGAGTTCGAGCTAGAAAAG GTGAATCTGATCGACGAGTTCGATATCCTGCAAATCGTCGGCGAAGGATGGTTCGGCAAGATCCTGTTGACCGAGCACCGCAGCACCCAGACGGAGATGGTGCTCAAAGCTCTGCCAAAGGCGTACACAGGCATCACGGATTTCTTCCGCGAGTTCCACTATGGTCTTCACCTGGCCGCGCACAGGAACATCATCACCACCTACGACGTGGCCTTCGAGACCGCTGGATTCTACGTCTTCAGCCAGGAGTATGCTCCATTAG GAGACCTAACGTCCAACGTGACGGAGACTGGTCTCGGCGAGCTGCACGCGAAGAGGGTGGCCAGACAGCTGGCTGCAGCGGTGCATCATATCCACAGCCGCGAGCTGGTGCACCGCGACATCAAGCTGGACAACATACTCGTGTTCCGCAGCGACTTCTCGCGGATCAAGCTATGCGACTTCGGCGAGACCAGGCGGGTCAACACCGTGGTCAGGCGACACAACGAGTGGCTGCCATACTCGCCGCCCGAGGTATTGCAGATCGACACTGACGAGACGTACAA AGCTCTCGCGTCGCACGACGTCTGGCAATTCGGCATTGTCCTATTTGTCTGTCTGACCGGATGCTTGCCGTGGCAGAAGGCGGCGTTGGACGACCCGCGGTACACCAGATATCAAAACTGGCACAACGCGACGCTCAACATAGCCAAGAAGCCGAAATTATTTCAGCTGATCAGCTCGCGGGCGCAGAG AATGTTCAAGCGACTGTTGGACCCTAAGGCGGAAAAGAGGCCCGTCAGCGTCTTGGAAGCGAACAAATACCTCGAGGACAGGTGGTTGGCCAAGCTCGGGGCGGAGAAGGCCATGAACG GTGGCGCCGACGAGAGGGACGAGCTCTGCCCCTCGATGTACAGCTTCCACAGCTCCGTCGAGGAGAAGAATCAGCTTCTTCACACCCTGACCACGTACGGGATCGAGACGACGGTCGACAGAGCAAAGAAGAAGGATCGTATCAGGGAGTGGATCCAGGCGAGCGCGATCGTCGAGGAGTACGAAGAGGACGAGTCCGATCTTAACGAAGAGATCCATTTTTAcgaggacgaggacgaggaGCCGTCCACGATGAAGGGCAGACACTTCCCGGAGACCAGACCGATCGTCAAGCAACCCGACGAGACCAAACGACACAAGCACCACCGATCGAACAACGTGTCTACGGCTACCAGGAGGAGGCAGTCGGTCAAACCCACCGAGAGGAAGATCCCGTTCGCGCCTCAGGTCGCCGAGGAACGCGAGACCGTCGCTCGATTCGCGAGCTTCCCCAACGGCGATCCCAGTCTGGCGATCTCCAACGGGACCAACGGCAGTTTGATGGTCGGTTCCATAGCGGAGGAGACCAGATCGATCGGTAGAAACGGCCAGGTGGTCAATAGTTCCCCATTGAACGGTCTGAACGGTTCTCGAGACGACGTCGTCGCCGCCGCGTTACCCACGACCAGCGGCTTCAATCCTAATTTACCCGAGGAAACTCCCGGGAACTCCGATCCCCAAGATCGAGCCGCCCCGCAGGGAGGCGCCGGGTCAGATCGAAGTTTGCCCAGGAGCCCGCTGATCCCGGCGAGAAAGCATCGCTCGCAGACCGCCCCGTTTCCGGCCCCGACGTCACCCGTCCTGAACGGAAGTCACGCGGACTCGACCAAGAGGAGCCTGTCGGCCGCGACGCTGCCGACCACGCAGACGGACAGGTCGTTCCCGGTACCACCGATTCAAGCCAACGGCCAATCGACGCCCGCGAGGGTCGAGAATCGATCCGCGGCGCAATCAATGTCTCGAGTAGAGAATCAATCCGTTGTAATGCTGCCTGCGGCCGCGGCGGTGGCGGCTCGAGTGGAGAATCAATCGAGTAACGCGCCTACGGTCGCCCGAAACGAGAAATCAGCTGGTCCAGCCGGTGGTCCGGGCCCACTGGCGCCAATCAATCCGCTCACGATGTCGGTGGCCTCGCATTTGGTCATGCAGAGCTTCAACGCTCTTCAGAATCTCAACACCGATCAGAACGCCGCGTCCAAGAACAGTCCTACGTCCACCCCTGTCAAAGTCACACCGAAGAACAGTCCCACCGTGACCCCTACGAGAACCTCCACCACCCCTCCCAGGCCCAGAATCGCCAACCGGAGCGAAGAGACGACGCTTGGATACGGCAAGGATCCTTTCGAGCACTACGGTATCGCGCAGGGTGTCGTTATGAAGATCGAACGCGTCCGACGGGGGTCGATGGAGAGCCCCAGCAGGTCTGTCAGCAACTGA